One genomic region from Thermoleptolyngbya sichuanensis A183 encodes:
- a CDS encoding AMIN domain-containing protein — protein MKPHLGLAGLVTSGAVVLMASQPAQAAATQITGVQVFQTAVGMELVLQTRNGDRPQVFAVNRGNTLVADITNAQLRLPEGNGYLQNNPAPGISSVMVTQLDPNSVRVAVMGTAAPPANQVRQDGTAIVFSLTADGTGVGSLPSQPSFPSAQVPPPTLPGGSTFPSNPAIPPSQVLVPNPQVSINGTPVSPSGAFPGQVPPLLPRAVAPPVGDIAVATTDVSPTVIDLGTSEIVPRLVLRDAPVRDVLSLLGRAAGLNVAYLDRPSQTEGVDAQSAQETSAAADARISLDIENEPVQNVFNYVLRISGLDANLVGRTIFVGTRLPNSARSVVSRTLRLNQASVGAALNFLVGLGAETAVSRRRQVVTALAVPVQGSDIGAGAAAGPTQVQTTEEDRIEVQRVDYRDATPLLRGLQVIGDERTRSITLVGTPRQIEIATAQLSQLDVRQRQVAINVRVIDVNLLGIDRAGTSFSFGIDDTRVIQDGGQVVINFGSGGPNTGRTPGSILSPVTEIGGLGGLIVGQPTNAFNFTRNFLAQLRFAVTSGNAKILTDPTLVVQEGQEAQVQLTEDVVTNFEIETEGTGNQRTQTITVETTPAGLILNVRVEGIDDNGFVTLSVGPTISSPSRVETFEIQDSVLRVTLLAIRRLSSGLVRVRDGQTLILSGIIQDSDRAEVTKVPILGDIPILGALFRRTQRTNQRQEVIVMLTPQIIDDSDTSTFGYRYVPSRDVQQILERGRR, from the coding sequence GTGAAACCGCATCTTGGATTGGCTGGATTGGTGACGAGTGGTGCAGTGGTGCTGATGGCAAGCCAGCCAGCCCAAGCCGCTGCAACCCAAATTACGGGTGTACAGGTATTTCAAACCGCCGTTGGGATGGAGTTGGTGCTGCAAACGCGAAATGGCGATCGCCCCCAAGTCTTTGCCGTCAATCGCGGCAACACCCTCGTTGCCGATATCACCAATGCTCAACTGCGTCTCCCCGAAGGCAATGGCTATTTGCAAAACAACCCCGCCCCTGGCATTAGCTCCGTCATGGTGACGCAACTCGATCCCAACAGCGTGCGCGTCGCGGTCATGGGTACGGCGGCTCCCCCAGCCAACCAGGTGCGGCAAGACGGCACCGCCATTGTATTTAGCCTAACTGCTGACGGCACAGGTGTCGGCAGCCTGCCTAGCCAGCCCAGTTTCCCCTCTGCCCAAGTTCCTCCACCAACACTCCCCGGCGGAAGCACCTTCCCGTCTAACCCCGCCATTCCGCCATCTCAGGTACTCGTACCCAACCCGCAGGTTTCAATCAATGGCACCCCGGTCAGCCCGTCCGGCGCATTCCCAGGGCAGGTGCCGCCGCTGCTGCCGCGTGCAGTGGCTCCACCCGTGGGGGATATTGCCGTCGCTACGACCGATGTTTCGCCCACGGTTATCGATCTGGGCACTTCAGAGATCGTGCCGCGCCTGGTGCTGCGGGATGCGCCCGTACGGGATGTGCTGTCGCTGCTGGGTCGTGCTGCGGGGCTAAACGTAGCATATTTGGATCGACCATCCCAAACTGAAGGAGTAGATGCCCAGTCGGCCCAAGAGACCTCTGCTGCCGCCGATGCTCGCATTTCGCTAGACATCGAAAACGAACCCGTGCAGAACGTGTTTAACTACGTGCTGCGAATTAGCGGGCTGGATGCCAATTTAGTTGGACGAACCATCTTCGTTGGCACACGCCTGCCCAACTCCGCTCGCTCTGTTGTGTCGCGAACCCTCCGGCTCAACCAGGCCAGCGTCGGCGCTGCGCTGAATTTCCTGGTGGGCTTGGGCGCAGAAACCGCTGTCAGCCGTCGTCGTCAGGTGGTCACCGCCCTGGCAGTTCCCGTGCAGGGTAGCGACATCGGCGCTGGGGCCGCTGCTGGGCCTACTCAGGTGCAAACAACCGAGGAAGATCGCATTGAAGTGCAGCGGGTAGATTATCGAGACGCAACGCCGCTGCTACGCGGGCTACAGGTGATTGGCGACGAGCGGACGCGCTCCATTACCCTGGTGGGCACGCCCCGGCAAATCGAGATTGCGACGGCCCAACTCTCCCAGCTTGATGTTCGTCAACGCCAGGTTGCGATTAATGTCCGCGTGATTGACGTGAACCTGCTAGGAATCGATCGGGCTGGAACCAGCTTCTCCTTTGGTATCGATGATACTCGCGTCATTCAAGACGGTGGGCAAGTGGTTATCAACTTTGGCTCTGGTGGGCCGAATACTGGCAGAACACCGGGAAGCATTTTGAGTCCGGTCACTGAAATTGGTGGGTTGGGGGGACTGATTGTAGGCCAACCCACTAATGCGTTTAACTTCACGCGAAACTTCTTGGCCCAGCTGCGCTTTGCAGTTACCAGCGGCAATGCCAAGATTTTGACCGATCCAACGCTAGTGGTTCAAGAAGGTCAAGAGGCGCAGGTTCAACTGACGGAAGATGTGGTGACGAACTTTGAGATTGAGACAGAGGGAACGGGCAACCAGCGCACTCAGACTATTACGGTAGAAACTACTCCTGCGGGTCTGATTTTGAACGTGCGTGTAGAGGGGATTGACGACAACGGCTTTGTGACCCTTTCGGTTGGTCCAACGATTTCGTCTCCTTCTCGTGTGGAAACCTTCGAGATTCAGGATTCTGTGCTGCGAGTGACGCTGCTGGCCATTCGGCGACTGTCTTCTGGCTTGGTGCGGGTGCGAGATGGGCAGACCTTAATCTTGTCGGGGATTATTCAAGACAGCGATCGCGCTGAAGTGACGAAAGTCCCCATCTTGGGCGATATCCCCATTTTGGGTGCGCTGTTCCGCCGGACTCAGCGGACGAATCAGCGGCAGGAAGTGATCGTGATGCTTACGCCGCAGATTATCGACGACTCAGATACCTCCACCTTTGGCTATCGCTACGTGCCCAGCCGCGATGTCCAGCAGATTTTGGAGCGGGGGAGACGCTAG
- a CDS encoding HU family DNA-binding protein, with protein MNKGELVDAVAEKANVTKKQADAVLSAAIDSIMEAVSKGEKVTLVGFGSFEPRERKEREGRNPKTGEAMKIPATKVPAFSAGKLFKDLVAK; from the coding sequence ATGAATAAAGGTGAATTGGTTGATGCCGTAGCCGAAAAGGCAAACGTGACGAAGAAACAGGCCGACGCAGTGCTGTCTGCCGCGATTGATTCGATCATGGAAGCGGTGTCGAAGGGTGAGAAGGTGACGCTGGTGGGGTTTGGGTCTTTTGAACCCCGTGAGCGCAAGGAGCGGGAAGGCCGCAACCCCAAAACGGGAGAGGCGATGAAAATTCCTGCGACCAAAGTGCCTGCCTTTTCGGCGGGCAAACTGTTCAAAGACCTGGTGGCAAAATAG
- the cobD gene encoding threonine-phosphate decarboxylase CobD, with the protein MPPSNSQRSDSQHAGAAQPAHGGNIAWAAALAGCSPHLILDFSASINPLGPPPSAIAAIQAHLGDLRHYPDPSYADLRRAIAAFHHLSPDWILPGNGAAELLTWAARDLATLDTVRLLTPAFGDYLRALRAFGANVEKIPLAVDRLTVDRLTVDRLTMDGALEQAIPTPLSPHPQSGWLLNSPHNPTGTLLSREIIRALLDESPLVVLDEAFMDFLPPEAQSQTSLLAWVEQYPNLVIVRSLTKFYSLPGLRLGYAIAHPDRLQRWQQWRDPWSVNSLASVAAIAALTDTVFQQRTWSWLPPARQQLFDGLAALPGLHPLPSAANYLLVQTDISATDLQAHLLQHHQILIRHCTSFPELGDRFFRVAVRTKAENQRLLEALGSEVKGREKNEE; encoded by the coding sequence CTGCCACCATCCAACTCGCAGCGCTCAGATTCTCAACACGCTGGGGCTGCCCAACCTGCACATGGGGGGAACATTGCCTGGGCTGCGGCTCTGGCGGGTTGTTCTCCCCATTTAATTTTGGACTTTTCGGCCAGTATCAATCCGCTGGGGCCGCCCCCGTCGGCGATCGCCGCGATCCAGGCTCACCTGGGCGATCTGCGCCACTATCCTGACCCCAGCTATGCGGATCTGCGACGGGCGATCGCCGCGTTCCACCATCTTTCCCCCGACTGGATCTTGCCCGGAAACGGAGCCGCCGAACTGCTCACCTGGGCCGCCCGCGATCTTGCCACATTGGACACCGTGCGGCTGCTTACACCTGCCTTTGGCGACTATCTCCGCGCCCTGCGGGCCTTTGGGGCCAACGTGGAGAAAATCCCTCTAGCGGTGGATCGCCTGACGGTAGATCGCCTGACGGTAGATCGCCTGACGATGGATGGAGCCTTAGAGCAAGCCATCCCCACGCCTCTAAGCCCCCACCCTCAATCCGGCTGGCTGCTCAACAGCCCCCACAACCCCACCGGAACCCTGCTATCCCGCGAAATTATCCGGGCGCTGCTGGACGAGTCGCCGCTGGTGGTGCTGGACGAAGCTTTTATGGACTTCTTGCCGCCGGAAGCACAGTCCCAAACCAGCCTGCTGGCGTGGGTAGAGCAATATCCAAATTTAGTGATCGTGCGATCGCTCACGAAGTTTTATAGCCTGCCGGGGCTGCGCCTGGGCTATGCGATCGCCCATCCCGACCGATTGCAGCGTTGGCAGCAGTGGCGCGATCCCTGGAGTGTGAATTCTCTGGCCTCTGTAGCGGCGATCGCCGCCCTGACCGACACAGTCTTTCAGCAGCGCACCTGGAGTTGGCTGCCCCCTGCCCGTCAGCAGCTTTTCGACGGACTCGCGGCTCTGCCGGGTCTGCATCCCCTCCCTAGTGCCGCCAACTATCTTCTAGTGCAAACCGATATCTCTGCCACTGACTTGCAAGCCCACCTGCTCCAGCACCACCAGATTTTGATTCGCCACTGCACCAGCTTTCCCGAACTGGGCGATCGCTTCTTTCGCGTTGCCGTGCGGACAAAGGCGGAGAATCAGCGATTGCTGGAAGCCCTGGGAAGTGAGGTAAAAGGAAGAGAGAAGAACGAAGAATGA
- a CDS encoding thioredoxin domain-containing protein — protein MMNRLANAQSLYLRKHAENPIDWWPWCDEAIALARRESLPIFLSIGYSSCHWCTVMEGEAFSNLEIADYINAHYVAIKVDREERPDVDSIYMQALQMMTGAGGWPLNVFLDPETLLPFYGGTYFPVNPRYGRPGFLRVLQELKRIYESDRPRLQSVQAEIQARFQQTAALSAVESLDDVLLQKGLQYCAGILSARDMGPSFPMIPYAEAALRGIRFADSELLDDATVRYDAREQCRQRGLDLALGGIFDHVAGGFHRYTVDPTWTVPHFEKMLYDNGQIVEYLANLWAAGMQEPAFERAIALTVQWLQREMTAPEGYFYAAQDADSFVNADDGEPEEGAFYVWRYADLETHLSEPALQALTEHFTITPAGNFEGKIVLQRRQPGNLPNSVEESLAALFAVRYGSAPGVAPFPPARNNNEARTHAWPGRIPAVTDTKMIVAWNSLMISGLARAAAVLQREDYFHLANRAADFIWQHQIVGDRLHRLNYDGAVSVLAQSEDYALLIKALLDLDQAALALASRSDIALAPIASGDLPLHFLDRALTLQAEFDAYLGSDEGGYYNTDARADLILRERSYDDSAVPAANGVAIANLIRLFLRAGRLDYLDKAQHALQSFGSVMEKTPQICPSLFIALDWLQTYTLVKTSGDRLPFLLSQYHPTTMFAAESSLPAESIGLVCQGLSCNEPARSVAQLLEQLWQSEKRGGEKREK, from the coding sequence CTGATGAACCGACTTGCAAACGCCCAAAGCCTGTATCTGCGGAAGCACGCGGAGAATCCGATTGACTGGTGGCCGTGGTGCGACGAGGCGATCGCCTTGGCGCGGCGGGAGAGTTTGCCGATTTTTTTGTCGATTGGCTACTCAAGTTGTCACTGGTGTACGGTGATGGAGGGCGAGGCGTTTTCTAACCTGGAAATTGCCGACTATATAAATGCCCACTACGTTGCCATCAAGGTCGATCGGGAAGAGCGGCCAGACGTAGACAGCATCTACATGCAGGCGCTGCAAATGATGACCGGGGCGGGCGGCTGGCCGCTGAATGTGTTTCTCGATCCAGAAACGCTGCTGCCGTTTTATGGTGGGACTTATTTTCCAGTGAATCCGCGCTATGGGCGGCCGGGCTTTTTGCGGGTGTTGCAGGAGTTGAAGCGGATCTATGAGAGCGATCGCCCCCGTCTGCAATCCGTTCAGGCAGAGATTCAGGCGCGATTTCAGCAGACGGCAGCCCTGTCAGCGGTGGAGTCGCTGGACGATGTGCTGTTGCAAAAGGGCTTGCAATACTGCGCGGGCATCCTGTCGGCCAGAGACATGGGCCCCAGTTTTCCGATGATTCCCTACGCAGAGGCGGCGCTGCGGGGCATCCGGTTTGCCGACTCGGAACTGCTGGACGATGCAACCGTCCGCTATGATGCGCGGGAACAGTGCCGCCAGCGGGGGCTAGATCTGGCGCTGGGGGGCATTTTTGACCATGTGGCGGGTGGTTTTCATCGCTACACTGTAGACCCGACCTGGACTGTGCCCCACTTTGAAAAGATGCTCTACGACAATGGGCAAATTGTGGAGTATCTGGCGAACCTGTGGGCGGCGGGAATGCAGGAACCGGCCTTTGAACGGGCGATCGCCCTCACGGTGCAGTGGCTCCAGCGGGAAATGACCGCACCGGAGGGCTACTTCTACGCCGCGCAGGATGCCGATAGCTTTGTGAACGCAGACGATGGCGAACCGGAGGAGGGCGCGTTTTATGTGTGGCGCTATGCCGACCTGGAAACGCATCTCTCCGAACCTGCGCTGCAAGCCCTGACGGAACACTTCACGATCACGCCAGCGGGCAACTTTGAAGGGAAAATCGTGCTTCAGCGGCGGCAGCCGGGAAATCTACCCAATTCGGTCGAGGAATCCCTGGCGGCGCTGTTTGCGGTTCGCTACGGCAGCGCTCCGGGCGTTGCCCCCTTTCCGCCCGCCCGCAATAACAACGAAGCCAGAACCCACGCCTGGCCGGGCCGCATTCCCGCCGTCACCGACACCAAAATGATCGTCGCCTGGAATAGCCTGATGATTTCCGGGCTGGCCCGGGCGGCAGCGGTGCTTCAGCGAGAAGACTACTTTCACCTGGCCAACCGTGCTGCAGACTTTATCTGGCAGCATCAAATTGTCGGCGATCGCCTGCATCGGCTGAATTATGACGGCGCAGTGAGCGTGCTGGCCCAGTCCGAAGACTATGCCCTGCTGATCAAAGCGCTGCTGGATCTGGATCAGGCGGCGTTGGCACTAGCCTCGCGGAGCGATATCGCCCTTGCGCCCATTGCCTCCGGCGACCTGCCCCTCCATTTCCTCGATCGCGCCCTGACGCTGCAAGCCGAATTTGACGCATACCTGGGCAGCGACGAAGGCGGCTATTACAACACCGATGCCCGTGCGGATCTGATCCTCCGCGAACGCAGCTACGATGACAGCGCCGTGCCCGCGGCCAATGGCGTGGCGATCGCCAACCTGATCCGCTTGTTTCTCCGTGCCGGACGGCTGGACTATCTGGACAAAGCCCAGCACGCGCTCCAGAGTTTCGGCAGCGTCATGGAAAAAACGCCGCAGATCTGCCCCAGCCTGTTCATCGCGCTGGACTGGCTGCAAACCTATACGCTGGTCAAAACATCGGGCGATCGCCTCCCGTTCCTGCTGAGCCAGTACCATCCCACAACCATGTTCGCCGCAGAATCAAGCCTCCCCGCCGAGTCCATCGGCCTCGTTTGCCAGGGACTTAGCTGCAATGAGCCAGCCCGCAGTGTGGCCCAACTGCTGGAGCAGCTTTGGCAAAGTGAAAAACGGGGAGGGGAAAAGAGGGAAAAATGA
- a CDS encoding aspartyl/asparaginyl beta-hydroxylase domain-containing protein: protein MGNTLTEVVKFIESKVPEYSIVGESVFFSKEQFPWAERLEANWQVIRKELDQVMEYADALPNFQDISPRQHRIANDDRWKTFFFWAFGFRSEPNCKRCPETVKLLETIPGLKVAFFSILAPGKHIPLHRGKHKGLIRYHLALKVPEPRENCRIEINGQTAYWEEGKSLIFDDTYYHQVWNDTDDYRVVLFLDIARPLRFPMSLVNWTVNSILGYTPVIQVARGNHQTWEKQFEEMLK, encoded by the coding sequence ATGGGAAACACGCTAACGGAAGTCGTCAAATTTATCGAGAGCAAGGTTCCGGAGTATTCGATCGTCGGCGAGTCGGTGTTCTTTAGCAAAGAGCAGTTTCCCTGGGCCGAGCGCCTGGAGGCAAACTGGCAGGTGATCCGCAAAGAACTGGATCAGGTGATGGAATATGCTGACGCACTGCCCAACTTTCAGGACATTTCGCCCCGGCAGCACCGCATCGCCAACGACGACCGCTGGAAGACCTTTTTCTTTTGGGCGTTTGGCTTTCGTTCGGAGCCAAACTGCAAGCGCTGCCCAGAAACCGTGAAGCTGCTGGAAACTATTCCAGGGCTAAAGGTCGCCTTCTTTTCGATCCTCGCGCCAGGGAAGCACATCCCGCTGCACCGGGGCAAGCATAAGGGACTGATCCGATATCACCTGGCGCTGAAGGTGCCCGAACCCCGCGAGAACTGCCGCATTGAAATCAATGGGCAAACCGCCTATTGGGAAGAAGGCAAGAGTCTGATTTTCGATGACACCTACTATCACCAGGTGTGGAACGACACGGATGACTATCGCGTGGTGCTGTTTCTCGACATTGCCCGCCCGCTACGTTTCCCGATGTCTCTGGTGAATTGGACGGTGAACAGTATTCTCGGCTATACGCCCGTTATTCAGGTGGCGCGGGGCAACCATCAGACCTGGGAGAAGCAGTTTGAGGAGATGTTGAAGTAA
- a CDS encoding GH3 auxin-responsive promoter family protein: protein MGSLLLSLVKAAARRKKNRFVQQTKNVAAVQEKFLLDLLRCYQNTELGQHLGLASIKSVEQFRQQVPISPYTVYEPYAQRVAQGIPNVLTPDPVVYINMTSGTTGRQKLIPATKRSRRMLSKANQVSTGFMVAAAEERGLPLGKMLMTSSARIFGTTEGGIPYGPISAGTVIHSGWLYKQIFAHPYETLFIGDSTARHYVCLLFALRDANLSLLGATFPVTALQLCDYLECYGAELVEDLDQGAIAPWLDLEPHLRAKLERQLKPAPKRAAQLRAILKTHGTLTPKLAWPRLSLIVTARGGTSSFYLERFPHYFGNTPVFGGIYSSAEATYGVYHDIDRDGTVLAIESGFFEFLPEDQWDLENPQTLLPHEVLLGKRYRIVVTNYNGLYRYDNGDVVEILGFYNQAPIVIFRHRLGGLLSSTTEKTTEFHAIQVIQALQHEFDLSLANFCITLSKHEVPPHYLVNVELAPGQTLADPERFLQRFDEILKEVHLSYAKKRADVVPPPRLRILAPGSFETLRQRLLQRGIPEAHLKFPHITEDRQYLAGLTVEREIRMAEERVGLRG, encoded by the coding sequence ATGGGGAGTCTTTTGCTTTCACTGGTGAAGGCTGCTGCGCGTCGGAAGAAAAATCGGTTTGTCCAGCAAACCAAGAATGTCGCAGCAGTTCAAGAGAAGTTTTTACTGGACTTATTGCGCTGCTATCAAAACACGGAACTAGGGCAGCACTTGGGGTTGGCAAGTATCAAAAGCGTAGAGCAGTTTCGACAGCAGGTGCCGATCTCGCCCTACACAGTCTATGAACCCTACGCTCAGCGCGTTGCCCAGGGCATTCCCAACGTCCTGACCCCCGACCCGGTGGTGTACATCAACATGACCAGCGGCACTACGGGACGGCAAAAGCTGATTCCGGCGACGAAGCGATCTCGCCGAATGCTCTCGAAGGCAAACCAGGTCAGCACTGGCTTTATGGTAGCCGCAGCGGAAGAACGCGGGCTACCGCTGGGCAAAATGCTGATGACCAGTTCGGCGCGGATATTCGGCACCACCGAAGGCGGTATTCCCTACGGCCCCATCAGTGCAGGCACCGTGATTCATAGCGGCTGGCTGTACAAGCAGATTTTTGCCCATCCCTATGAAACGCTGTTCATCGGCGACAGCACAGCACGGCATTATGTCTGTCTATTATTTGCGCTGCGGGATGCCAACCTGTCGCTGCTGGGGGCGACGTTCCCGGTGACGGCGCTGCAACTGTGCGACTATCTGGAGTGCTACGGCGCAGAGTTGGTTGAAGATTTGGATCAAGGGGCGATCGCCCCCTGGCTAGATCTAGAACCGCATCTCCGTGCCAAACTAGAACGCCAGCTCAAGCCCGCCCCCAAACGCGCTGCCCAACTGCGAGCCATCCTCAAAACCCACGGCACGCTCACGCCCAAACTTGCCTGGCCCAGGCTTTCCCTGATTGTCACTGCACGCGGCGGCACCTCCAGCTTCTACCTGGAGCGCTTCCCCCACTACTTCGGCAATACGCCCGTCTTTGGCGGCATCTATTCCTCCGCCGAAGCCACCTACGGCGTGTATCACGACATCGACCGCGATGGCACCGTCCTGGCTATCGAAAGCGGCTTTTTTGAATTTCTCCCCGAAGATCAGTGGGACTTGGAAAATCCTCAAACCCTACTGCCCCATGAGGTGCTGCTGGGCAAGCGCTATCGCATCGTCGTCACCAATTACAACGGGCTATACCGCTACGACAATGGCGATGTTGTAGAAATTCTCGGCTTCTACAACCAGGCTCCAATCGTCATCTTTCGCCATCGGTTGGGCGGGCTGCTGTCTTCCACGACCGAAAAAACAACCGAGTTTCACGCGATCCAGGTGATACAAGCCCTCCAGCACGAATTCGACCTGTCGCTGGCAAACTTCTGCATCACGCTATCCAAGCATGAAGTGCCACCCCACTATCTGGTCAACGTAGAACTGGCACCGGGGCAGACCCTCGCCGATCCAGAGCGATTCTTGCAGCGGTTCGACGAAATCTTAAAAGAGGTGCATCTGTCCTATGCCAAAAAGCGGGCAGATGTAGTGCCGCCGCCGCGCTTGCGGATCTTGGCACCGGGCAGCTTTGAAACGCTGCGTCAGCGCTTGCTCCAGCGGGGGATTCCCGAAGCCCATCTCAAGTTTCCCCACATCACCGAAGACCGCCAATATTTGGCAGGATTAACTGTAGAGCGCGAAATCCGCATGGCGGAAGAACGGGTTGGACTTAGAGGATAG
- a CDS encoding transporter substrate-binding domain-containing protein: MVFPDFVRFPRFVRSLFFILLGLTFTVAIAACSAPTPQAVAPGSTMRVAVVPNYPPFASKTADGQLQGFEIDLMNAFAEATQTQMEYVPLSFFDDVMRELYGNEVDMAIAAITITPERQRVADFSRPYFKSGMAIAVRDSETSITNLDSLAGKRIGVETGTVQASIARTIPNATVIGYDSSKTAWNELLQGKVDAVISGETAASYAIQTGSVRGMKLAGEPFTDEFLGIAMPKNSPNREFVNSGLASLIDSGKYAELYRKWFDREPRPLPEKIEGVGSDGIPDFPSPRRPARWTLPKAA; the protein is encoded by the coding sequence ATGGTTTTTCCTGATTTCGTCCGATTCCCCCGATTCGTGCGATCGCTCTTTTTTATCCTGCTGGGTCTAACGTTCACGGTTGCGATCGCCGCCTGTAGCGCCCCCACGCCGCAAGCCGTTGCACCGGGTTCGACGATGCGCGTTGCAGTTGTGCCCAACTATCCACCGTTCGCTTCTAAAACGGCGGATGGCCAGCTCCAGGGCTTTGAGATTGACTTGATGAATGCCTTTGCTGAAGCCACCCAAACCCAGATGGAATATGTGCCGCTGTCGTTCTTCGACGATGTGATGCGGGAGCTGTATGGCAACGAGGTCGATATGGCGATCGCCGCCATCACCATCACCCCCGAACGGCAGCGCGTCGCCGATTTTTCGCGCCCCTATTTCAAATCTGGCATGGCGATCGCCGTCCGCGACAGTGAAACCAGCATCACCAACCTGGACAGTTTGGCAGGCAAGCGCATCGGGGTTGAAACGGGAACCGTTCAAGCCAGCATTGCCCGCACCATCCCCAACGCCACCGTCATCGGCTATGACAGCAGCAAAACCGCCTGGAATGAACTGCTGCAAGGCAAAGTGGATGCCGTCATCAGCGGCGAAACCGCCGCCTCCTACGCCATCCAAACCGGCAGCGTGCGGGGTATGAAGCTTGCAGGCGAACCCTTTACTGACGAATTCTTGGGAATCGCCATGCCCAAAAACTCGCCCAACCGAGAGTTTGTCAACAGCGGCCTCGCCTCCCTGATCGACAGCGGCAAATACGCCGAACTCTATCGCAAATGGTTTGACCGAGAGCCGCGCCCGCTGCCTGAGAAAATTGAAGGCGTTGGCTCGGACGGCATACCCGATTTTCCCTCGCCTCGCCGCCCCGCCCGCTGGACGCTTCCCAAAGCGGCCTAA
- a CDS encoding NF041680 family putative transposase, protein MIFNELQQFRQTLYASLGNARDALFDLMDAVLVSACIVSFVRLSQSPVFRRQWSSTYEALRDSRLPRSKVLKLLVQQIPTQQQPLLAGDASRWNRPAARRLKDRTLSGRTGHAPIAGQNYSTLAWIAEDRGSWALPLRHERITSFETPASKAAFQLKQVTRQLAVRPLAIYDRGYGNASFVNQTAGIEADLLLRVTSNRCVYGAPPAYRGRGAPAKHGHKMKLNDPDTWSVPVETVEVDDPNWGRVRVSRWSAYHFRKSPKRAMEVLRVEVLETQSSTRRLAPLWLVWLGEQMPPLETLWLHYLRRFAIEHWYRFAKQRLYWTHPQFSSVSATEQWSSLMPLLSWQLWLARKDCTDHPLPWQAPQETLTPGRVAQAFAGILAAIGTPAPAPKPRGKSPGRGKGHKPTPRPCYPMVKKRASKRKTSEQSLNSPVATAA, encoded by the coding sequence ATGATTTTCAACGAACTTCAGCAATTTCGCCAAACGTTGTATGCCAGCTTGGGAAACGCCAGAGATGCCCTGTTTGATCTGATGGATGCCGTGTTAGTGAGTGCGTGCATCGTGTCGTTTGTGAGGCTATCGCAGAGTCCTGTCTTTCGTCGCCAGTGGTCGAGCACCTATGAAGCGTTGCGCGATAGCCGCCTACCCCGATCAAAGGTGCTGAAGCTGTTGGTGCAGCAGATACCGACTCAGCAGCAACCGTTGTTGGCAGGTGATGCGAGTCGGTGGAACCGTCCTGCTGCCAGGCGTTTGAAAGACCGCACCTTATCAGGCAGAACAGGACATGCCCCGATAGCCGGACAAAACTACAGTACCTTAGCCTGGATTGCTGAAGACAGGGGCAGTTGGGCATTACCATTGCGGCATGAGCGCATCACCAGCTTTGAAACACCCGCCAGTAAAGCGGCATTCCAACTCAAACAAGTGACTCGGCAGTTAGCGGTGCGTCCGTTGGCGATCTACGACCGAGGGTACGGCAATGCCAGTTTTGTCAACCAAACGGCAGGGATTGAGGCAGACTTGCTGCTGCGGGTTACATCCAATCGATGTGTCTATGGCGCGCCCCCAGCGTATCGAGGGCGAGGCGCACCTGCCAAGCATGGACATAAGATGAAACTCAATGACCCTGACACTTGGAGTGTCCCGGTCGAAACCGTTGAAGTCGATGATCCCAACTGGGGACGAGTGCGGGTCAGTCGTTGGAGTGCATACCATTTCCGCAAATCCCCCAAACGGGCAATGGAAGTGTTGCGCGTGGAGGTGCTGGAGACACAGAGCAGCACGCGACGCTTGGCTCCTTTGTGGTTAGTTTGGCTGGGTGAGCAGATGCCTCCGTTAGAAACCCTGTGGTTGCACTACCTCCGTCGCTTTGCCATTGAACACTGGTATCGCTTTGCCAAGCAGAGGCTATATTGGACACATCCCCAGTTCAGTTCTGTATCGGCAACCGAACAGTGGAGCAGCCTGATGCCGTTGCTCAGTTGGCAGTTGTGGTTAGCGCGAAAGGACTGTACTGACCACCCCTTGCCCTGGCAGGCACCGCAAGAAACGTTGACTCCGGGTCGGGTCGCACAAGCGTTTGCAGGCATTTTGGCAGCGATTGGCACCCCTGCTCCTGCGCCTAAACCTCGTGGTAAATCGCCAGGACGAGGCAAGGGGCACAAGCCAACTCCTCGTCCCTGCTATCCGATGGTCAAAAAACGAGCCTCGAAACGCAAGACATCCGAACAATCCCTGAACAGTCCGGTTGCAACAGCAGCTTAA